AAGCGGCAGCGGCCCCCGCAGCCACATCAGTGCCCGAACACGTAAAGGCATTGAGCTGATCCCGTTGGGTCAGGTGGTCTACTTCATTGCCGACCACAAATACGTGACCTTGCGCCATGAAGGCGGCGAAGTGCTGCTGGATGAACCGCTCAAGGCCCTGGAAGATGAATTCGGCGACCGTTTCGTGCGCATTCACCGCAACGCTCTGGTCGCCCGCGAACGCATCGAACGCTTGCAGCGCACGCCGCTGGGGCATTTTCAGCTGTTCCTCAAAGGCCTCAATGGCGATGCCCTGATCGTCAGCCGTCGCCATGTGGCCGGCGTACGAAAAATGATGCAACAGCTTTGATTCGCTGATCAGAAGCGAACTTCACACCCGTTTGTTGGACGTCCGGGGCCAGGGAGGCCACGTAGTTTCTGATACAAGTCAAAGTGGATTTGGCTGAGCTGTTATTATCCGCCGTATCTATTCAGTACGGATTGATCCATGTCCTCTCGCGAAATCCGCATCGCCACCCGCAAAAGTGCTCTTGCCCTGTGGCAAGCCGAATACGTCAAGACACGTCTGGAACAGGCTCATCCGGGCTTGCTTGTGACGCTGGTGCCCATGGTCAGTCGTGGCGACAAGCTGCTCGACTCGCCCCTGTCGAAAATCGGTGGCAAGGGCCTGTTCGTCAAGGAGCTCGAAACCGCGTTGTTGGAAAACGAAGCCGACATCGCCGTGCACTCGATGAAAGACGTGCCGATGGATTTCCCCGAAGGCCTCGGTCTGTTCTGCATCTGCGAGCGTGAAGACCCGCGCGATGCGTTCGTTTCCAATACCTACGCCAGCCTGGATGAGTTGCCGCAAGGCAGCATCGTCGGCACCTCCAGCCTGCGCCGTCAGGCTCAGCTGCTGACTCGCCGCCCGGACCTTGAAATCCGCTTCCTGCGCGGCAACGTCAACACGCGCCTGGCCAAGCTTGATGCCGGCGAATACGACGCCATCATCCTCGCGGCTGCCGGCCTGATTCGTCTCGGCTTCGAAGATCGCATCACCTCGGCAATCAGTGTCGACGACAGCTTGCCGGCTGGTGGCCAAGGCGCGGTCGGCATCGAATGCCGTAGCGCCGACAGCGTAATTCACGCCCTGCTGGCGCCGTTGCACCACCAGGACACCGCCACCCGCGTGACCGCGGAACGTTCCCTCAACAAACATCTGAATGGTGGCTGCCAAGTGCCAATCGCCTGCTACGCCGTGCTTGAAGGCGAGCAGATCTGGTTGCGCGGTCTGGTGGGCGATCCGAGCGGCGGCCTGCTGCTCAACGCCGAGGCTCGTGCGCCAAGGGCCGATGCAGAAGCCTTGGGTGTGCAAGTCGCTGAAGACTTGCTGAGCCAGGGCGCCGCCGACATTCTGAAAGCGGTCTATGGCGAGGCAGGTCACGAGTGACGGGCTGGCGCCTGCTGCTGACGCGCCCCGCAGATGAGTCGGCGGCGCTGGCCAGCGTTTTGTCGCAAGCGGGGATTTTCAGCAGCAGTTTGCCGCTTCTGGAGATCGAGCCGATTGCTGTCTCTGACACAATGCGCGAGGTGATTCAGGGGCTGGATCGTTACTGTGCGGTGATCGTGGTCAGTAAACCGGCCGCGAGAATGGGCGTTGACCTGCTCAATCAGTATTGGCCACAGCCACCGTCCCCGCGCTGGTTCAGCGTGGGCGCTGCGACTGCGCAGATCCTGGCGGATAACGGGCTGGACGTGAGTTTCCCCGCCGAGGGCGATGACAGCGAAGCCTTGCTTGAGTTGCCCTCGTTGCGCGAGGCGATTGCCCGACCCTATCCGCGGGTGCTGATCTTGCGCGGGGAGGGCGGGCGCGAGTTGCTGGCTGAGCGTTTGCGCGAGCTTGGTGCTAGTGTCGAGTATCTGGAGTTATACCGTCGTGGACTGCCTCACTACCCGTCGACGGTGCTGCCTGACCGGATCGAAGCGGAACGCTTGAACGGGCTGGTGGTCAGCAGTGGACAGGGTTTTGAGCACCTGCGCCAATTGGCAGGCAATGCCTGGACTGAAATGGCGCAGTTGCCGTTGTTTGTTCCAAGCCCCAGGGTCGCCGAGCTGGCACGTGCCGCCGGGGCCCAAACAGTTGTGGATTGTCGTGGCGCCAGTGCCACGGCTTTGCTGACGGCGTTACGGGAGCATCCCGAACCCGTTCTCTAATGCAAAGGATGGATACGTGAGCGAAACAGCCTTGCCTAAAGATGACGTGCTGCCGGTGCTTGAAGCGCCGGTTGAAACTCCACCACCTGCCACAGTGCAGCGCCGGGGCAATGGGCTGGCAATCGTCGCGCTGCTGTTGGGCGCCGCCGGTGTTGCCGTGGGCGGTTGGGGTGTCTGGCAGGTGCGTCACCTGCAAGCCAACACTCAGCAGCAGTTGAGCCAGGTCCAGGCGTTGAGCGATCAGGCGCAGAGCCTGAAACTCAATGAACAGCGCTTGAGCGCGCGCCTTGAACAAATGCCTGCAGCCGAAGAACTGGACGCTCGCAGCCGTTTGGTGGCGCAGTTGCAAGGCGATCAGCAACGCTTGAATCAGCGTCTGGAGACGGTCCTCGGTGCGAGTCGCAAGGATTGGCGTCTGGCCGAAGCCGAGCACTTGTTGCGTCTGGCCAGCCTGCGCCTTTCTGCGCTGCAGGACATCAGCAGCGCCCAGGCCCTGGTGCAGGGTGCCGATGAAATTCTGCGTGAACAGAACGATCCCGGTGCCTTCGCAGCTCGCGAGCAAGTGGCCAAAACCCTGGTGGCGCTGCGCAGCACAGAACAGCCGGATCGCACCGGGTTGTTCCTGCGATTGGGCGCACTGCGCGATCAGGTCATCAACCTCACCGAGCTGGCCCCCGAGTACAAGGATCGTGGCGAATCGCTGTTGGGCCTGACGGCCGATGGCGACGGAGCCAGTCGTTGGGCGCAGTGGTGGGATCAGATTTCGCGCTACATCCGCATCGACTTCAATGCTGACAAAAATGTTCGCCCATTGCTGGCAGGGCAGAGCCTGAGTCAGGTGCGTCTGGCGCTGAGCCTGGCGCTGGAGCAGGCGCAATGGGCCGCGCTCAATGGCCAGGCAGCGGTCTACACCCAGGCGCTGGCTGAGGCGCGTGACGTATTGACGGGCAACTTCAACCCGGACAACCCTCAAAGCAAAGTCATGCTTGAGCAGGTGGGCGAGTTGAGCAAGCAGCCGGTCACTGTGGTCACGCCGGACCTGACCGGGACATTGAGTGCGGTTCAGGGGTATCTGGAGCGGCGTAACGTCAACGCCGAAGATTCGATCAAACCGATGGCAAAACCGGCCGCGAACACTGCGCAGGAGGCCACGCCATGAAACGCCTCTATGTGATCGTGTTTCTGGTCATCGCCGCAGCCGCTGCACTGGGCCTGGCGATCGCCGAGCATTCCGGTTACGTGCTGATTGCCTACAAGACCTTCCGTTATGAAGCGAGTCTGTGGGCCACCCTGGCGTTGGTCGCGGTGCTCTGGCTGGTGTTCTGGGGCATCAAGGCGTTGGTTGAGCTGGTGATGACGTCCAGCGGCGTGGTCAATCCATGGTCGCGGCGCAATCGCAGCCGTCGGGTGCAAGTGGCGATCGAACACGGTCAGCTGGACCTGGCGGAAGGTCGCTGGGCCAGTGCGCAGCGTCATTTGCATCGCGCCGCCGAAGCCGAGCGCCAGCCGCTGCTCTACTACCTTGGCGCCGCACGCGCCGCCAATGAACAAGGTCACTACGAGGAATGCGACAACTTGCTGGAGCGCGCCCTCGAACGCCAGCCCCAGGCGGAGTTGGCGATTGCCTTGAGTCACGCCCAGTTGCAGAACGACCGTGGCGACACCGAAGGCGCCCTGGTGACCCTGCAAGCCATGCACGAGCGTCATCCTCATAACGTCCAGACCTTGCGCCAGTTGCAGCGTCTGCATCAGCAGCGCGGCGACTGGTCGGCGGTGATTCGCCTGCTGCCGGAGCTGCGCAAGGATAAAGTCTTGCCTCCCGCCGAGCTGGCCGATCTGGAGCGACGGGCGTGGGGTGAAAACCTTTCCCTGGCGGCGCATCAGGAAGCGGACGGCACGGTGGGTTTGCAATCGCTCAATCGCGCCTGGCAGCAACTCACCTCGGCTCAGCGCCAGGAGCCTCAGTTGGTGCTGGCCTATGCCGAGCAACTGCGGCAACTGGGAGCACAGGTCGAAGCGGAGGAGGTTTTGCGCACAGCGCTGAAGCGCAAGTACGACAGTCATCTGGCGCGTCTCTACGGTCTGGTGCGTGGTAGCGATCCGGCTCGTCAACTGCAAACGGCCGAGGGTTGGCTCAAGGATCATCCGGCCGACCCAAGCCTTCTGCTGACACTCGGCCGCCTGTGCCTGCAAAGCAGTCTGTGGGGCAAGGCGCGGGACTATCTGGAAAGCAGTTTGCGGGTCCAGCGCAACCCGGAAGCCTGTGCGGAACTGGCGCGGTTGCTCGCTCAGCTCGGCGACACAGAGCGCAGCAATCAGCTGTTTCAGGAAGGTCTGGGCCTGCTGGATGAGCGCCTGCTGGCGGCACCACTCCCAGCGCCCGTTTACGCCTGACGTATTCCTTCTGTAGCAGCTGGCGCAGCCTGCGTCCGGCTGCGAAGCAGTTGTAAAGCGAGCACCACGGTTTCATCAGGCCAATCGCGTTTAAATGTATGACGACTGCTCAGCAGCCGGATGCAGGCTGCGCCTGGGGCGGGAGTCGTTCCTGGGCGCGATCCGGCCGCTCGAATTTCGCTGAATGTTTAGCTTTGTAATCCCTGATCGGCTTTGTCCTACACGGGACTTCATCAAGTCCTCCCGACGCTGTCGGGAATTCCCTACACTTCTGGTGAAGTGTCCGTGCCGGCCTGCCTTGAAAGGCTGGCGCGCTTTCCTCTACCGTAACCGCCTGTCTCTACTGTTACGGATAAGCCATGTTTTTGGCCTGCTCACGCTCCTTGTTTTTCATGGCTTTTATTGCAGGTGCCTTGGCCTTGGGCGTTTCCTATTACCTGGAATACGCAATCGGCCTCAAGCCTTGCGGGTTATGCCTTTTGCAGCGAGTCTGCCTGGCGTTGTTCACCGGTGTCTGCCTGACAGCTTCGGTGCATGGCCCCGGCCGCTTCGGGACTTGTCTTTATTGGCTGCTCGGTTTGTCATGCAGTCTCGCCGGTATGGTCGCGGCGTGGCGGCAAGTCTTGTTGCAAAGCGATCCGGCGCATCAGCTATCGACCTGCTCTACCAATCCGCAG
This region of Pseudomonas mandelii genomic DNA includes:
- the hemC gene encoding hydroxymethylbilane synthase; translated protein: MSSREIRIATRKSALALWQAEYVKTRLEQAHPGLLVTLVPMVSRGDKLLDSPLSKIGGKGLFVKELETALLENEADIAVHSMKDVPMDFPEGLGLFCICEREDPRDAFVSNTYASLDELPQGSIVGTSSLRRQAQLLTRRPDLEIRFLRGNVNTRLAKLDAGEYDAIILAAAGLIRLGFEDRITSAISVDDSLPAGGQGAVGIECRSADSVIHALLAPLHHQDTATRVTAERSLNKHLNGGCQVPIACYAVLEGEQIWLRGLVGDPSGGLLLNAEARAPRADAEALGVQVAEDLLSQGAADILKAVYGEAGHE
- a CDS encoding uroporphyrinogen-III synthase — protein: MTGWRLLLTRPADESAALASVLSQAGIFSSSLPLLEIEPIAVSDTMREVIQGLDRYCAVIVVSKPAARMGVDLLNQYWPQPPSPRWFSVGAATAQILADNGLDVSFPAEGDDSEALLELPSLREAIARPYPRVLILRGEGGRELLAERLRELGASVEYLELYRRGLPHYPSTVLPDRIEAERLNGLVVSSGQGFEHLRQLAGNAWTEMAQLPLFVPSPRVAELARAAGAQTVVDCRGASATALLTALREHPEPVL
- a CDS encoding uroporphyrinogen-III C-methyltransferase, encoding MSETALPKDDVLPVLEAPVETPPPATVQRRGNGLAIVALLLGAAGVAVGGWGVWQVRHLQANTQQQLSQVQALSDQAQSLKLNEQRLSARLEQMPAAEELDARSRLVAQLQGDQQRLNQRLETVLGASRKDWRLAEAEHLLRLASLRLSALQDISSAQALVQGADEILREQNDPGAFAAREQVAKTLVALRSTEQPDRTGLFLRLGALRDQVINLTELAPEYKDRGESLLGLTADGDGASRWAQWWDQISRYIRIDFNADKNVRPLLAGQSLSQVRLALSLALEQAQWAALNGQAAVYTQALAEARDVLTGNFNPDNPQSKVMLEQVGELSKQPVTVVTPDLTGTLSAVQGYLERRNVNAEDSIKPMAKPAANTAQEATP
- a CDS encoding heme biosynthesis protein HemY, producing the protein MKRLYVIVFLVIAAAAALGLAIAEHSGYVLIAYKTFRYEASLWATLALVAVLWLVFWGIKALVELVMTSSGVVNPWSRRNRSRRVQVAIEHGQLDLAEGRWASAQRHLHRAAEAERQPLLYYLGAARAANEQGHYEECDNLLERALERQPQAELAIALSHAQLQNDRGDTEGALVTLQAMHERHPHNVQTLRQLQRLHQQRGDWSAVIRLLPELRKDKVLPPAELADLERRAWGENLSLAAHQEADGTVGLQSLNRAWQQLTSAQRQEPQLVLAYAEQLRQLGAQVEAEEVLRTALKRKYDSHLARLYGLVRGSDPARQLQTAEGWLKDHPADPSLLLTLGRLCLQSSLWGKARDYLESSLRVQRNPEACAELARLLAQLGDTERSNQLFQEGLGLLDERLLAAPLPAPVYA
- a CDS encoding disulfide bond formation protein B — encoded protein: MFLACSRSLFFMAFIAGALALGVSYYLEYAIGLKPCGLCLLQRVCLALFTGVCLTASVHGPGRFGTCLYWLLGLSCSLAGMVAAWRQVLLQSDPAHQLSTCSTNPQALYENVPWLCKVTRMFKGDEDCAEISWTLFDLSIPEWSLLLFMAVTILSVYLLLRVVWLACKRPLSGVSSHRGLAGD